The following proteins are co-located in the Apium graveolens cultivar Ventura chromosome 5, ASM990537v1, whole genome shotgun sequence genome:
- the LOC141660237 gene encoding uncharacterized protein LOC141660237 produces the protein MRVLVDNGASVDILFHETFLRMGYIDSQLAPFDAPIYEFNQVDCQVEGAIQLLVTFREEPREATPMLNLQVVKAASTYNAIMGTGFHAFKAVPLTYHMVLKFQTRNSVGEARGDQKSVCTCSIAALRPNGNAG, from the coding sequence ATGAGGGTCCTAGTGGATAATGGAGCCTCCGTGGATATTCTTTTCCATGAAACATTCCTAAGGATGGGCTATATTGATTCCCAACTGGCTCCTTTCGACGCACCCATCTACGAATTTAATCAAGTGGACTGCCAAGTCGAAGGAGCAATACAACTTCTCGTAACTTTTAGGGAAGAGCCCAGAGAGGCCACACCAATGTTAAACTTGCAGGTTGTTAAGGCAGCCTCAACTTATAACGCCATCATGGGTACAGGATTTCATGCGTTTAAGGCAGTTCCCTTAACCTACCACATGGTACTGAAGTTCCAAACTAGGAACAGTGTTGGTGAGGCAAGAGGAGATCAGAAATCAGTCTGTACTTGCTCTATTGCAGCTCTTAGGCCTAATGGGAATGCGGGATAG